The Ferrimicrobium acidiphilum DSM 19497 genome window below encodes:
- a CDS encoding APC family permease — protein MQTGRQKSGQLRREMSYLDLSFAGLGAIIGSGWLFAVLYAAQTAGPAAIISWVIGGVACLFIALVYAELSGFLPEAGGATRYPQYSHGPLVGFIVSWAAFIAYASVPAIEAEAVVQYASHYIKGFGSTVNGSFSGKQPLAFIVEAILLIIFFLINVYGVKLYAKVNSFVTFLKFLTPTLTILVVLFVAKDWSNYSAPATHGFAPYGTAGVLVAVSTAGIVFSFLGFRQAVEMAAEAKHPQRDAPRAIITALVAGMIVYVLLQVVFIAAIPKSELTHGWAGLSLSSPFAQVASALGLGWLATILYADAVLSPSGTGLVYFASTPRVILGSARNGYLGRSWRRISDKTGIPMFAMVATIIASLIFLLPFPTWQSLVGVISAATVFTYIMGPVSLAVFRRHHASANRPYRLGGANIIGPIAFVMGSLIIYFSGWETVWKLTVGYAIGIIIYLIVSAARSDLARINAQAWRQGVWLVVFIAVSLLETYFGSKRFGGQYNHLTGLIHYPWDLVVVIVLAIVFYYWGVASGSASKDTEDAIERAGQLEQPNSSE, from the coding sequence GTGCAAACTGGTCGACAGAAGTCGGGGCAGCTCCGTCGTGAGATGTCGTACTTAGACCTGAGCTTCGCAGGGCTCGGTGCAATTATTGGATCAGGATGGTTGTTTGCGGTGCTATATGCTGCGCAGACTGCCGGTCCTGCAGCTATCATATCGTGGGTTATTGGCGGTGTAGCCTGTTTGTTTATCGCGCTCGTGTATGCAGAGCTGTCGGGGTTCTTGCCTGAAGCGGGAGGGGCAACGCGGTACCCTCAGTATTCGCATGGTCCACTGGTTGGCTTCATAGTCAGTTGGGCTGCGTTTATTGCTTACGCTTCAGTACCTGCTATTGAAGCTGAAGCGGTGGTGCAGTATGCGTCGCACTATATAAAGGGATTTGGTTCCACCGTCAACGGGAGCTTTTCAGGTAAACAGCCACTGGCGTTTATCGTCGAGGCTATTCTTCTGATTATTTTCTTTCTCATCAATGTGTATGGCGTAAAGCTTTATGCCAAGGTAAATAGTTTTGTAACCTTCCTAAAGTTTTTGACACCGACGCTGACTATTTTGGTGGTCTTGTTTGTTGCCAAGGATTGGTCGAACTACTCGGCCCCGGCAACTCATGGCTTTGCGCCCTATGGCACAGCTGGCGTATTGGTGGCAGTATCTACCGCCGGAATTGTGTTCTCATTTCTGGGGTTTCGTCAGGCAGTGGAGATGGCAGCGGAAGCGAAGCATCCGCAACGTGATGCTCCCCGCGCGATCATAACCGCGCTTGTTGCAGGCATGATAGTGTACGTTCTGTTGCAGGTCGTATTTATAGCTGCGATTCCGAAGTCGGAATTGACGCACGGGTGGGCGGGCTTGAGTCTATCCTCCCCCTTCGCTCAGGTAGCATCGGCTCTTGGTTTGGGTTGGCTCGCGACAATTCTCTATGCTGATGCGGTCCTGTCACCCTCTGGAACTGGACTTGTCTACTTCGCCTCGACGCCGCGAGTAATTCTAGGTAGCGCACGCAACGGGTACCTTGGTCGCTCGTGGAGAAGGATCTCGGACAAAACTGGCATCCCGATGTTCGCCATGGTTGCTACCATAATCGCCTCGTTGATCTTTCTGCTGCCGTTCCCAACCTGGCAGTCGCTGGTTGGCGTTATCTCCGCTGCAACCGTGTTTACCTACATCATGGGACCTGTGTCACTAGCAGTGTTTCGACGCCATCACGCTTCGGCCAATCGCCCATATCGCTTAGGCGGAGCTAATATAATTGGTCCAATTGCATTTGTCATGGGCTCACTCATCATCTACTTCAGCGGTTGGGAGACGGTCTGGAAGCTGACCGTTGGCTACGCCATCGGGATCATTATCTATCTCATCGTTTCCGCGGCACGTAGCGATCTCGCGAGGATCAATGCGCAGGCCTGGAGGCAAGGAGTCTGGCTGGTCGTCTTTATCGCAGTGTCGCTGTTGGAGACCTATTTTGGTTCCAAGCGATTTGGGGGACAGTACAATCACCTGACCGGCCTGATCCACTATCCATGGGATCTTGTGGTTGTGATTGTTCTAGCCATAGTCTTCTACTACTGGGGTGTCGCATCGGGTTCAGCCAGCAAGGATACCGAGGATGCGATCGAACGAGCCGGCCAGCTAGAGCAACCGAATTCGTCTGAGTGA
- a CDS encoding EamA family transporter, translated as MAQYKLPYQRPGIFGIVVAAILWGFSGIAAQELFQHYQLQPTWLAAVRVAGAGILLALWAGPRGRTQSLRRFTTDKRRLITIIVFGVVALDGVQITFFLAIAHGTAVSATLLQFTSPVLILGWVSLRRFKAPRPLLVVLTAAALAGVFLVVTGGSSAGLAIPLTGVAWGLVSAGFTALYNLLPTELLSKHNAEVVVAGAFLVGSVALLPWLILNAPAGFSTPELLMVLFVIVGGTAVPFLLYLSALATVAPLTANVVGTLEPLTAAIASLFLFNLQLSPALIAGVALVLGSVVGLSLLDRNHKLPPKELETPTR; from the coding sequence GTGGCCCAATATAAGCTTCCGTACCAGCGACCAGGAATATTCGGAATAGTTGTGGCCGCCATACTCTGGGGGTTCTCGGGGATTGCCGCCCAAGAGCTCTTCCAACACTATCAGCTCCAGCCAACCTGGCTCGCAGCCGTTCGAGTCGCTGGAGCTGGCATTCTCCTCGCCCTGTGGGCAGGTCCACGAGGAAGAACCCAGTCACTGAGACGGTTCACAACCGACAAGCGTCGGCTCATAACCATCATTGTGTTTGGAGTGGTAGCGCTCGACGGCGTCCAGATTACTTTTTTTCTTGCTATCGCCCACGGCACTGCGGTATCGGCCACTCTTTTGCAATTTACGAGCCCGGTGCTCATCCTTGGCTGGGTATCACTCCGGCGCTTCAAAGCACCGAGACCGCTCCTCGTCGTCCTCACCGCAGCCGCGCTCGCGGGCGTGTTCCTGGTGGTGACAGGCGGATCATCGGCTGGGCTGGCGATACCGTTGACTGGGGTAGCATGGGGTCTCGTCTCGGCTGGGTTCACCGCACTCTACAACCTGTTGCCGACCGAACTTCTGTCTAAACATAATGCAGAGGTAGTCGTCGCTGGAGCCTTCCTTGTCGGTTCAGTAGCATTGCTGCCGTGGCTGATTCTCAATGCGCCGGCGGGTTTCAGCACTCCTGAACTGCTGATGGTGCTCTTCGTAATCGTCGGAGGCACCGCGGTACCATTTCTTCTGTACCTTAGCGCACTCGCGACGGTCGCACCCTTGACCGCCAACGTCGTTGGAACGCTAGAGCCATTGACAGCGGCGATAGCCTCCCTGTTTCTATTTAACCTCCAACTCAGTCCCGCCTTGATCGCCGGTGTAGCTCTCGTCCTCGGTTCAGTAGTCGGCCTCTCCCTCTTAGACAGAAACCATAAGCTGCCACCAAAGGAACTTGAAACTCCTACACGATGA
- a CDS encoding type II toxin-antitoxin system PemK/MazF family toxin codes for MSALRGEVWLIDFGDPIGREQAGRRPAVVISADALNESRAGVIIVVPTTTRYRGLPSHIELDPASSGLSEISYAKCEDVKSISEERQIARLGLIGQEPLFEIGRVLRLLFDI; via the coding sequence ATGAGCGCGCTTAGAGGCGAAGTCTGGCTGATCGACTTCGGAGATCCTATAGGAAGAGAACAGGCAGGGCGACGTCCTGCCGTTGTGATCTCAGCTGACGCACTTAATGAAAGTCGGGCAGGCGTGATCATCGTTGTTCCTACTACTACACGATACCGGGGCCTCCCTTCACATATCGAACTAGACCCCGCAAGTTCAGGTCTTAGCGAAATTAGCTATGCTAAATGCGAAGACGTCAAATCGATTTCAGAAGAACGCCAGATCGCACGTCTTGGCTTGATAGGTCAGGAGCCTCTATTCGAGATCGGCCGGGTGCTAAGGCTCCTGTTCGATATCTGA
- a CDS encoding NAD-dependent malic enzyme, producing the protein MSSPSASFSVTLRVEISGSRLVGAITTVLADAGGAITALDTVESRGERLVVDVTCNAVNEEHAAELRASVEAIDGATVRAMSDRTLLLHLGGVLATESKVPLKTRDDLSMAYTPGVARVSLAISRDRSAARNLTIKRNSVAVVTDGSAVLGLGNLGPEAALPVMEGKAVLFKRFGDVDAWPVCLASQDVDEIVQAVRMIAPVFGGINLEDISAPRCFEVERRLREHLDIPVFHDDQHGTAIVVLAALLNALRVVNKSLGDAKVVILGVGAAGVAIAKLLISEGVGNLIAVDRDGILEPDWSTLDESRLWVAQHSNPHGVRGDLHTALQGADVVIGVSGPNLVTEGDLRLMAADPIVFALANPDPEIDPALARRIATVVATGRSDEPNQINNVLVFPGFFRGLLDAGATKITSAMELAAARALAAIVTEDELSPAYIVPTVFNPAVAPTIAQAVEAAAKGD; encoded by the coding sequence GTGAGCAGTCCGAGCGCTTCGTTTTCAGTGACGTTACGAGTGGAGATTTCAGGTTCGCGGCTTGTAGGTGCGATTACTACGGTGCTAGCCGATGCCGGAGGAGCGATTACCGCCCTCGATACCGTGGAGTCTCGTGGTGAACGGCTAGTTGTCGATGTGACCTGCAACGCCGTCAACGAGGAGCACGCTGCTGAGCTGCGTGCCAGCGTGGAAGCCATAGATGGAGCGACGGTTCGTGCAATGAGCGACCGCACACTCCTGCTGCATCTTGGTGGAGTCTTGGCCACTGAGTCGAAGGTTCCATTGAAGACGCGCGACGATCTTTCGATGGCTTACACGCCTGGGGTGGCGCGGGTGTCGCTCGCGATCTCTCGCGACCGGAGTGCGGCCCGGAACTTGACGATCAAACGAAATAGTGTGGCCGTTGTCACCGATGGGTCGGCGGTGCTCGGACTCGGCAATCTTGGGCCCGAGGCTGCGCTTCCGGTGATGGAGGGTAAGGCCGTCCTTTTTAAGCGCTTTGGCGATGTCGACGCGTGGCCGGTGTGCTTGGCGTCACAGGACGTCGACGAGATCGTTCAGGCTGTTCGAATGATCGCACCCGTTTTTGGTGGCATCAATCTGGAGGACATCTCGGCTCCTCGATGTTTTGAGGTAGAGCGCCGTCTCCGTGAGCATCTTGACATACCAGTCTTCCATGATGATCAGCACGGTACCGCTATTGTCGTCCTTGCAGCCCTCCTGAATGCTTTGCGAGTGGTCAACAAGAGCTTGGGGGATGCCAAGGTTGTCATTCTGGGCGTTGGTGCCGCAGGCGTCGCAATTGCCAAATTGTTGATCAGCGAGGGTGTTGGCAACCTTATCGCGGTAGATCGCGATGGAATTTTGGAACCTGACTGGAGCACGCTTGATGAGAGTCGCCTCTGGGTCGCACAGCACTCTAATCCACATGGAGTGAGAGGAGATTTGCATACTGCGTTGCAGGGAGCGGATGTCGTGATTGGCGTGTCTGGCCCGAATCTTGTAACCGAGGGTGATCTGCGGCTTATGGCTGCGGATCCGATCGTTTTTGCGCTCGCAAACCCAGACCCCGAGATCGATCCGGCGCTGGCTCGCCGGATTGCTACGGTAGTGGCGACTGGTAGGAGCGATGAGCCTAATCAAATCAACAACGTGTTGGTCTTTCCTGGTTTTTTCCGCGGTCTATTGGATGCCGGTGCGACAAAGATAACTTCGGCAATGGAGTTGGCTGCAGCCCGTGCGCTCGCTGCCATCGTGACCGAGGACGAGTTGTCCCCGGCCTACATAGTCCCGACGGTCTTCAATCCGGCGGTAGCTCCAACGATTGCACAGGCTGTTGAGGCGGCTGCCAAGGGAGACTGA
- a CDS encoding DUF433 domain-containing protein, which produces MVSNRITIDPSQCNGRPCIRGMRIRVQDILELLVSGASNEEILEEYPYLELDDIKAALHYAAVQLDHPVLFVA; this is translated from the coding sequence GTGGTCTCTAATCGTATTACAATTGACCCTTCGCAATGCAATGGTCGTCCATGCATTCGTGGCATGCGGATTCGAGTGCAAGACATCCTCGAACTGCTCGTATCTGGAGCCTCCAATGAGGAGATTCTAGAGGAGTACCCCTATCTTGAACTAGACGACATCAAGGCTGCCCTCCATTATGCCGCAGTACAGCTGGATCATCCGGTGCTCTTCGTTGCATAA
- a CDS encoding PaaI family thioesterase, translating to MGEENCFACGGKNPIGLHLEFDGVDGIVHATYRAEQRFVGWDDVLHGGITATILDEAASYVPYSMGFVTVTARLEVRYSLPIRVDEVLSIEGRFIDRRRNIVQAESVIRDADGVVRASALAKLAVLGERGAEVRGARQFL from the coding sequence GTGGGTGAAGAGAACTGTTTTGCTTGCGGTGGGAAGAACCCGATCGGACTTCACTTGGAGTTTGACGGAGTCGATGGCATCGTGCACGCTACATATCGCGCCGAACAACGTTTTGTGGGGTGGGACGATGTCCTCCATGGCGGTATAACCGCAACGATCCTTGATGAGGCCGCCAGTTATGTGCCCTATTCAATGGGGTTCGTGACCGTAACGGCTCGCCTTGAGGTGCGGTATTCGTTGCCGATTCGTGTCGATGAGGTGCTCTCGATTGAGGGTCGTTTCATCGATAGGCGCAGAAACATCGTACAGGCCGAGTCTGTGATTCGCGACGCCGATGGCGTCGTGCGGGCGAGTGCGCTCGCCAAGCTGGCTGTCCTAGGGGAACGCGGGGCTGAGGTACGGGGTGCAAGACAGTTTCTCTGA
- a CDS encoding type II toxin-antitoxin system Phd/YefM family antitoxin, with the protein MSTLPLADARAQLSKLVTEAENTHERFEITRKGHRVAVLLGADDYDALCETIAVLSDAELLRSHAEGIRAVEAGDVVDADELAQMMRQSNRLRQPD; encoded by the coding sequence ATGTCTACGCTACCATTAGCTGATGCTCGTGCTCAACTCTCGAAACTCGTCACAGAGGCGGAAAACACGCACGAACGCTTTGAGATCACTCGCAAGGGCCATCGTGTCGCAGTGCTGCTTGGAGCGGATGACTACGACGCCTTGTGTGAGACAATCGCAGTCCTCTCGGATGCCGAGTTGCTACGATCCCATGCCGAGGGGATACGAGCCGTTGAAGCTGGTGATGTCGTAGACGCTGACGAGCTTGCGCAAATGATGCGTCAATCGAACAGACTGCGTCAACCTGATTGA
- a CDS encoding DUF5615 family PIN-like protein, which translates to MQFVVDAQLPPALARWITCQGYDALHLIDLGMLGAKDQEIWALGRHEGSIIVSKDSDFAALSLSDNQGPPVLWLRLANCRTPELIRILTPLWPLAIDRLTDGEKLVELRG; encoded by the coding sequence ATGCAATTTGTCGTAGATGCGCAGCTTCCACCCGCTCTGGCTCGTTGGATCACCTGTCAAGGTTATGACGCACTACACTTGATCGATCTTGGCATGCTGGGAGCCAAGGATCAAGAGATCTGGGCCCTCGGGCGCCACGAAGGTTCGATCATTGTTAGCAAAGATAGCGACTTCGCCGCGCTAAGCCTTTCCGACAACCAGGGCCCGCCTGTCCTATGGCTGCGTTTGGCCAATTGCCGCACCCCAGAACTGATAAGGATCCTCACCCCACTCTGGCCGTTAGCCATTGATCGACTAACAGATGGCGAAAAACTCGTGGAGCTTAGAGGGTGA
- a CDS encoding type II toxin-antitoxin system RelE family toxin, with translation MLTESLPPKIGAAIFVFLTEVLVNEPRKVGKPLRPPIDLVWSARRGSYRVLYLIDEDQGIVIVTAIRHRSDAYRT, from the coding sequence ATGCTCACGGAATCATTGCCACCCAAGATTGGGGCGGCTATCTTTGTTTTCCTTACTGAGGTTCTGGTCAATGAGCCAAGAAAGGTAGGAAAGCCGCTCCGACCACCAATTGACCTTGTATGGTCGGCGAGACGAGGCTCTTATCGGGTTCTGTACCTCATCGACGAAGATCAAGGTATCGTCATCGTCACTGCTATTCGACATCGAAGTGATGCATATAGGACCTGA
- a CDS encoding peptide chain release factor 3: MLTEEVESGEILKEAARRRTFAIISHPDAGKTTLTEKFLLYAGAIAEAGAVKARTGRRDTRSDWMAMEQERGISVTSTALQFEYRDCVINLLDTPGHRDFSEDTYRVLTAVDAVVMVLDVAKGVEAQTLKLFEVCRSLGLPMITFLNKLDRPGRSPLELLDEIEAKIGVRPTPVTWPVGIPGEFHGVIDRRTGGFTRFERSVRGKTLAPEVEVDASVAATEEGGDWTNAADECGLLDAVGASHDQESFLEGKTSPLFVGSAMNNFGVRSLLDAVVDLIPSPRPRRDVDGQTRSLDAPLSGFVFKIQANMDPAHRDHVAFVRVCSGRFVRGVSLTHAATGRTFSTKYASSLFGSDRSTVEVAFPGDVVGLVNAGELRIGDALYADSPVVFPSFPQFAPELFRRVRVKDPGRAKQFRRGLDQLEREGVLQVLYELDGDPLPVLAAVGQMQFEVFQYRMEHEFGALTEYLSTPYRVARVVTAEDAATLGRIPGVRLLRRGDGTLLLLFESAIRLQTVMRDHPEVDFGALLGSGFSSLT, from the coding sequence ATGTTGACAGAAGAGGTCGAGTCGGGAGAGATCCTGAAGGAGGCTGCTAGGCGTCGGACTTTTGCGATCATCAGCCATCCTGATGCCGGCAAAACCACCCTGACTGAGAAGTTCTTGCTCTATGCGGGTGCAATTGCTGAGGCTGGAGCCGTCAAGGCGCGAACCGGTCGGCGAGACACCCGGTCGGACTGGATGGCTATGGAGCAGGAGCGAGGCATCTCCGTCACCTCAACCGCACTTCAGTTTGAGTATCGCGACTGTGTAATCAACCTTCTCGATACGCCGGGGCACCGTGACTTCTCCGAGGATACCTATCGCGTCCTCACTGCGGTGGATGCGGTGGTTATGGTGCTAGATGTTGCCAAAGGTGTTGAGGCGCAGACGCTGAAGCTCTTCGAGGTCTGCCGGTCGTTGGGCCTGCCGATGATCACATTCTTGAATAAGCTGGATCGTCCGGGCAGATCGCCACTTGAACTACTCGATGAGATCGAGGCGAAGATCGGAGTGCGACCAACCCCGGTGACCTGGCCAGTCGGCATTCCTGGTGAATTTCACGGGGTGATCGATCGCAGAACGGGTGGATTCACTCGCTTTGAGCGCAGTGTACGAGGTAAGACTCTCGCGCCAGAGGTTGAGGTGGATGCATCGGTTGCGGCTACAGAGGAGGGCGGCGACTGGACCAATGCTGCCGACGAATGTGGGCTACTGGATGCCGTGGGGGCCTCGCACGATCAGGAGAGCTTCCTTGAGGGGAAGACTAGTCCCCTGTTCGTTGGCTCTGCAATGAATAATTTCGGTGTACGTTCTTTGCTTGACGCAGTAGTCGACCTCATCCCATCACCAAGGCCTCGGCGAGATGTTGACGGTCAGACGCGTTCACTTGACGCTCCACTATCTGGGTTCGTATTTAAGATTCAAGCCAACATGGATCCGGCTCATCGCGATCATGTTGCCTTTGTTCGCGTGTGCTCGGGGAGGTTTGTGCGCGGGGTGAGTTTGACGCACGCCGCTACTGGTCGGACGTTCTCTACAAAATATGCCAGTTCGCTGTTCGGTTCCGATCGGTCTACGGTTGAGGTGGCGTTTCCAGGGGATGTGGTCGGTCTCGTCAATGCTGGTGAGTTGCGAATTGGGGATGCGCTCTATGCCGATTCGCCAGTCGTTTTTCCATCGTTTCCACAGTTCGCACCTGAGTTGTTCCGGCGAGTGCGAGTGAAAGATCCTGGACGAGCCAAGCAGTTCCGCAGGGGTCTTGACCAGTTGGAGCGTGAAGGCGTGCTCCAGGTTCTATACGAACTCGATGGGGATCCGCTTCCGGTTCTCGCCGCCGTTGGGCAGATGCAGTTTGAAGTCTTCCAGTATCGCATGGAGCACGAGTTTGGAGCATTGACTGAGTATCTGTCGACGCCCTATCGAGTGGCACGAGTGGTGACGGCAGAGGATGCTGCAACTTTGGGGAGAATCCCAGGAGTTCGATTACTTCGACGAGGCGATGGGACATTGCTGTTGCTTTTTGAGAGCGCAATCAGGCTCCAGACGGTCATGCGTGATCATCCTGAAGTGGATTTTGGTGCCCTACTTGGATCTGGCTTCAGCTCCCTTACCTAG